A single region of the Plasmodium malariae genome assembly, chromosome: 7 genome encodes:
- the PmUG01_07027400 gene encoding conserved Plasmodium protein, unknown function — MMPISENNNDDDDWELHPLFLSKIPNKKDIDKNHALSALITLINEEEEKEVFNYEPRRKNLKKKITEKGEIIYKKDRRNFYEPYQNIKNINNFEKQKFTNNVDLNKQDESSNNAEEIETISNVNVSSNNKSTEETSIGEVLVCLSMINLK; from the coding sequence atgatgccTATAAGTGAAAACAATAATGATGATGACGACTGGGAATTACatccattatttttatcaaaaattcCAAACAAAAAGGATATTGATAAAAACCATGCTCTTTCTGCTTTAATAACTTTAATtaatgaagaagaagaaaaagaagtatttaattatgaaccaagaagaaaaaatctaaaaaaaaaaataacagaaaaaggggaaattatttataaaaaagatagaagaaatttttatgagccttatcaaaatataaaaaatataaataattttgaaaaacaaaaattcaCGAATAATGTAGACCTTAATAAACAGGACGAATCTTCAAACAATGCAGAAGAAATTGAAACTATCTCAAATGTAAATGTAAGTAGCAACAACAAAAGCACAGAAGAAACATCCATAGGAGAAGTATTAGTTTGCTTGTCTATGATAAATTTAAAGTAG